The genome window ATCGTGCCTTGTCAGCTTCTTCCTTGAATACGATTGTTACCTTCGGGAAATCCTCGTTGGTAGAGATCTTAATGAACGGAGATCTACGGACAGATTTCAGACTGGTGTTGTATGGGGGTTGATGGTGTTTGATTAGGCGGGCTTCGAGCAATAGCGCCTCTAACTCCGACGCACAAACTTGGTACTCAACTTGTGTGGCGTGTTGCACTAACCGTTTGATTTTGCCCCAACGATTTTGCTTGGAATTATACAGGTACGACCGAACCCGTTTTTTGAGAGATTTTGCCTTGCCGATGTAGAGAATTTCTCCAGACCTGCTAAGAAAAAAGTAGACGCCCGGCAGTGACGGGAGATTGACAACCATTTCCTTGGTAAGCATATTAATATCAGAAGTGAATCGGGGGAAGGGTGGGAAAGGAAGGCTGACGGAGGTTGTTAAACTCCTAATCTTTTTGCCTTCCATTGTTTAAGTTCTTACGCACGGAGTGTGGTAACTGAAAAGGGAGCTGCGGACTTAATTCGCGAATGGGAATGTTCCCGCATATCCGCGTGGACGTGAGACATGCCATATCCCATCATACATTGGCGTC of Candidatus Poribacteria bacterium contains these proteins:
- a CDS encoding GIY-YIG nuclease family protein; this encodes MLTKEMVVNLPSLPGVYFFLSRSGEILYIGKAKSLKKRVRSYLYNSKQNRWGKIKRLVQHATQVEYQVCASELEALLLEARLIKHHQPPYNTSLKSVRRSPFIKISTNEDFPKVTIVFKEEADKARYFGPYSSLRWTREVIEVLHRIFPIRTCDGTITPLPDFKPCFSYHLKRCQAPCAAKVNRKAYRAMIRDVIRILEGKYKAVIKKLTIERNQEAIALRFERAAALQKRIEQIERVFVYLDVHRR